Proteins found in one Acidobacteriota bacterium genomic segment:
- a CDS encoding ROK family protein: protein MTRYAVGIDLGGTKVEACLVDETRKVLDRRRIPSEPHFGKDRVVTNILKMVDAVAEGKAYEAVGIGTPGTYHPGDDIMYGAPHTPLYENPGLISLLKSRMGVPLVVENDANCLALAEYYAQCRDRYRSIMAVILGTGMGSGLILDGRLYRGPCGNAGEIGHMSVDYRGRACGCGRTGCAEAYLSGPSHSRRFRELSGDALDPRDIVRRWEEGDEKAEALFEESCRIMAEVFADCVNVLDLEAIVLGGGVSNISLWYDRVPELMEARIFGIPGRRPPLLKAVLGDSAGVIGAAYLALREMSLLDF, encoded by the coding sequence ATGACACGATATGCCGTCGGAATCGACCTCGGAGGAACCAAGGTCGAAGCCTGCCTCGTCGATGAGACCCGGAAGGTCTTGGACCGGCGCAGAATCCCCTCGGAGCCCCATTTCGGAAAAGACCGGGTGGTGACAAATATTCTGAAGATGGTCGATGCCGTCGCCGAGGGCAAAGCCTATGAAGCGGTGGGGATCGGAACCCCGGGCACCTATCATCCCGGCGACGACATCATGTATGGAGCGCCCCATACGCCGCTTTATGAAAATCCCGGCCTGATCAGCCTGTTGAAAAGCCGGATGGGTGTTCCGCTTGTCGTCGAGAACGACGCCAACTGCCTGGCCCTGGCCGAATATTATGCCCAATGCCGGGACCGGTATCGATCGATCATGGCCGTCATCCTGGGAACGGGCATGGGGTCGGGTCTCATTCTCGACGGCAGATTGTACCGCGGCCCTTGCGGTAATGCCGGGGAGATCGGCCATATGTCCGTCGATTATCGCGGCCGGGCCTGCGGCTGCGGCCGGACCGGCTGCGCCGAAGCCTATCTTTCGGGCCCGAGTCACAGCCGCCGGTTCCGTGAACTCTCCGGAGATGCTTTGGATCCCCGGGACATCGTCCGGCGATGGGAAGAAGGGGATGAGAAAGCCGAGGCGCTTTTCGAGGAAAGCTGCCGGATCATGGCGGAGGTTTTCGCCGACTGTGTCAATGTCCTGGATCTCGAGGCCATCGTCCTCGGAGGGGGGGTCTCCAACATTTCCCTCTGGTATGACCGTGTTCCGGAGCTCATGGAAGCCCGGATCTTCGGGATTCCGGGCCGCCGGCCCCCGCTCCTCAAGGCCGTTCTCGGCGACTCGGCCGGGGTGATCGGCGCCGCTTACCTGGCTCTTCGGGAAATGAGTCTGCTCGATTTCTGA
- a CDS encoding alpha/beta fold hydrolase, which yields MKKVFAIGAAACLLCGIPVAASQEADQAETGIDMIERARDMVGNFFAGDDISAGRHFDEAMKKAAPPEMLKMIRDGLAKQVGPFKEMTSTRVERSGGYVIVYVACMFEKAKLDARVVFNAEGEIAGLNFVPHVESTEYRTPSYARPESFRETEVEVGDGEWALPGTLSMPQGTGPFPAVVLVHGSGPNDRDETIGPNRPFKDIAWGLASRGIAVLRYDKRTKVHGQKIVMNPDLASRLTVFEETVEDALAAADLLRKTDGIDASRIFILGHSLGGMLIPRIAAADERTAGFIALAGLTRPLPETMLQQTRYILGLKGTLSEEEKKHLAEMEEQVARINALDPVKDIPGERIMGAFPAYWLDLRGYDPPAEIRNDARPLFILQGGRDYQVTKQDFENWKTGLEGRRKTAFKLYPKANHLFMEGEGLITPNEYLYVAGHVAEAVIDDIADWIAGRVD from the coding sequence ATGAAAAAGGTCTTTGCGATAGGAGCGGCGGCCTGTCTTCTGTGCGGCATCCCTGTCGCGGCCTCACAGGAGGCCGATCAGGCCGAAACCGGCATCGACATGATCGAGCGGGCCAGGGACATGGTGGGGAATTTTTTCGCCGGTGACGACATCTCCGCCGGGCGACACTTCGACGAGGCCATGAAGAAGGCCGCTCCGCCCGAAATGCTCAAGATGATCCGGGACGGCCTGGCCAAGCAGGTCGGCCCGTTCAAGGAGATGACAAGCACCCGCGTTGAGCGCTCCGGAGGGTACGTCATCGTTTACGTCGCCTGCATGTTCGAAAAGGCGAAGCTCGACGCCCGTGTCGTGTTCAATGCCGAGGGAGAGATCGCCGGTTTGAACTTCGTTCCCCATGTGGAATCGACGGAATACCGGACGCCGTCCTATGCCCGGCCCGAGTCGTTCCGCGAAACCGAAGTCGAGGTCGGAGACGGCGAATGGGCGCTTCCCGGAACCCTGTCCATGCCCCAGGGGACAGGTCCTTTTCCGGCCGTCGTCCTTGTGCACGGATCGGGGCCCAACGACCGTGACGAAACCATCGGCCCCAACCGGCCGTTCAAGGACATCGCCTGGGGCCTGGCCTCGCGGGGCATCGCCGTTCTCCGCTATGACAAGCGGACCAAGGTCCACGGCCAAAAAATCGTCATGAACCCCGACCTGGCCTCCCGCCTCACCGTCTTCGAGGAGACCGTGGAGGACGCCCTGGCCGCGGCCGATCTGTTGCGAAAGACGGACGGCATCGATGCCTCGCGGATCTTCATTCTCGGGCACAGTCTCGGCGGGATGCTCATTCCGAGAATCGCCGCGGCGGACGAGCGGACGGCCGGATTCATCGCCCTGGCCGGACTGACCCGGCCTCTCCCGGAGACCATGCTTCAACAGACACGGTACATTCTCGGTTTGAAGGGAACGCTCTCTGAGGAGGAAAAGAAACACCTGGCCGAGATGGAAGAACAGGTCGCCCGCATCAACGCCCTCGATCCCGTGAAGGACATCCCGGGAGAACGAATCATGGGCGCTTTCCCCGCCTATTGGCTCGACCTCCGCGGTTACGATCCTCCGGCCGAAATCCGCAACGATGCCCGTCCCCTGTTCATTCTCCAGGGCGGCCGCGACTACCAGGTCACAAAGCAGGATTTCGAGAATTGGAAAACCGGCCTGGAGGGACGCCGAAAAACAGCCTTCAAACTCTATCCGAAAGCCAACCATCTGTTCATGGAAGGGGAAGGCCTGATCACTCCCAACGAATACCTCTACGTCGCCGGCCACGTGGCCGAGGCGGTTATCGATGACATCGCCGATTGGATAGCCGGGCGGGTGGACTGA
- a CDS encoding MaoC family dehydratase → MTEKLTPRKLKTLVGREIGLTEWFAVTQERIDAFAACTEDRQWIHIDAEKAGKSRLGGTVAHGFLLLSLLPHFLAQTPLFQMTFRMAVNYGLNRVRFITSVRSGSRVRNRVALKGLEKRGFRKCLLTLENTLELEGGKKPALVAELLVLIVF, encoded by the coding sequence ATGACCGAAAAACTGACACCCCGGAAGCTCAAAACCCTCGTCGGCCGGGAAATCGGACTTACCGAATGGTTCGCCGTCACCCAGGAGAGGATTGACGCCTTCGCCGCCTGCACTGAGGACAGACAGTGGATCCACATCGATGCGGAAAAGGCGGGAAAGAGCCGCCTTGGGGGGACCGTGGCTCACGGCTTCCTCCTTCTGTCTCTTCTTCCCCATTTTCTCGCCCAAACGCCCCTGTTTCAAATGACCTTCCGCATGGCCGTCAACTACGGCTTGAACCGCGTCCGATTCATCACATCGGTCCGCTCCGGCAGTCGTGTCCGGAACCGGGTTGCACTCAAGGGCCTGGAAAAACGCGGCTTTCGCAAATGCCTTCTGACCCTCGAAAACACGCTCGAACTCGAGGGCGGGAAAAAACCGGCCCTGGTCGCGGAACTTCTGGTCCTCATCGTCTTTTGA